A genomic window from Glaciihabitans sp. INWT7 includes:
- a CDS encoding glucose-1-phosphate adenylyltransferase codes for MASKKIFGIVLAGGEGKRLMPLTADRAKPAVPFGGNYRLIDFALSNLINSGLRQIVVLTQYKSHSLDRHVSQTWRLDGITASYVASVPAQQRLGKRWFAGSADAILQSLNLLRDEKPDIVVVVGADHVYRMDFSQMIEAHIASGAGVTVAAIRQPISLADQFGVIELDPEDPTRIAQFLEKPKNAVGLADSPNEVLASMGNYIFDADILIDAVLRDGELTTSNHDMGGDIVPDFVSRGDAAVYDLNRNEVPGATDRDRYYWRDVGTIESFFDAHQDLISALPIFNLYNSEWPIFSQQLNSPPAKFVRDSKGNLGTTIDSIVSLGSLLSGAHIERSVLGPWAIIESGAQVIDSIVFDRVRIGPDAVVRRAILDKEVVVHAGATVGVDAEADRARGFTVTDSGITVVGKGVTVN; via the coding sequence ATGGCATCGAAGAAGATCTTTGGCATTGTTCTCGCCGGCGGAGAGGGCAAGCGCCTCATGCCGCTCACCGCCGACCGCGCAAAGCCGGCAGTCCCGTTCGGCGGCAATTACCGGTTGATCGACTTCGCCCTGTCGAATCTCATCAATTCCGGTCTTCGGCAGATCGTCGTTCTCACCCAGTACAAGTCGCACAGTCTCGACCGTCATGTGTCGCAGACCTGGCGCCTCGACGGGATCACCGCCTCGTATGTGGCATCCGTTCCCGCGCAGCAGCGACTGGGCAAGAGATGGTTCGCGGGATCCGCCGACGCCATCCTGCAGAGCCTCAACCTGCTGCGCGACGAGAAGCCAGACATCGTGGTCGTCGTCGGCGCAGACCACGTCTATCGCATGGACTTCAGCCAGATGATCGAGGCGCACATCGCCTCGGGCGCCGGGGTCACCGTCGCGGCCATCCGCCAGCCGATCTCCCTCGCTGACCAGTTCGGTGTGATCGAGCTCGACCCGGAGGATCCGACCCGCATCGCGCAGTTCCTCGAGAAGCCGAAGAACGCGGTCGGGCTCGCGGACTCCCCCAACGAGGTGCTCGCCTCGATGGGCAACTACATCTTCGACGCCGACATCCTCATCGACGCGGTGCTGCGCGATGGTGAGCTCACCACCTCCAATCACGACATGGGCGGCGACATCGTGCCCGACTTCGTCTCGCGGGGCGATGCGGCCGTCTACGACCTGAATCGGAATGAAGTGCCTGGCGCGACCGACCGTGACCGCTACTACTGGCGTGACGTCGGAACGATCGAGTCTTTCTTCGACGCACACCAGGACCTGATCTCTGCGCTGCCGATCTTCAACCTCTACAACAGCGAATGGCCGATCTTCAGCCAGCAACTCAATTCGCCGCCGGCCAAGTTCGTGCGCGACTCCAAGGGCAACCTCGGAACCACCATCGATTCGATAGTCTCTCTCGGCTCACTGCTCTCCGGGGCGCACATCGAGCGCAGCGTGCTCGGTCCCTGGGCGATCATCGAGTCCGGCGCGCAGGTGATCGATTCGATCGTCTTCGACAGGGTGCGGATCGGCCCGGATGCCGTGGTGCGCCGCGCTATCCTCGACAAGGAAGTCGTCGTTCACGCCGGTGCGACCGTCGGGGTGGATGCCGAGGCTGACCGGGCCCGCGGATTCACCGTTACCGATTCCGGAATCACCGTCGTCGGCAAGGGCGTCACCGTCAACTGA
- the serB gene encoding phosphoserine phosphatase SerB: MPRFLVVLDVDSTLIENEVIELLADAAGSGRAVAEITARAMNGEVDFEESLRARVATLAGLSESVFGEVGRLVRITPGVPEMIAGVRDAGGRVAVVSGGFHEIIDPIAAQLGLDYWRANRLEVVDGVLTGELVGAVIDGTAKADTLIEWAADFGVPVAHTVAVGDGANDLQMMAITGLAVGFDAKAPVRDEADVLMDVRDLSQLLPLLGLRG; this comes from the coding sequence ATGCCCCGCTTTCTCGTCGTTCTCGATGTCGATTCCACCCTCATCGAAAACGAGGTGATCGAGCTCCTGGCCGACGCAGCGGGATCCGGCAGGGCTGTCGCGGAGATCACGGCGCGCGCGATGAACGGCGAAGTCGACTTCGAAGAGAGCCTCCGCGCCAGGGTCGCAACTCTCGCCGGCCTGTCGGAGTCGGTTTTCGGCGAGGTCGGCCGACTCGTGCGCATCACACCGGGAGTACCGGAGATGATCGCCGGTGTGCGCGATGCGGGCGGTCGTGTCGCGGTGGTCTCGGGGGGATTCCACGAGATCATCGATCCGATCGCGGCCCAGCTCGGTCTGGACTACTGGAGGGCGAACCGTCTCGAGGTCGTCGACGGAGTCCTCACCGGCGAATTGGTCGGAGCCGTCATCGATGGCACGGCGAAAGCAGACACCCTCATCGAGTGGGCGGCGGACTTCGGAGTGCCGGTAGCCCACACGGTCGCCGTCGGCGACGGCGCCAACGACCTGCAGATGATGGCGATCACGGGGCTCGCGGTCGGCTTCGACGCAAAGGCACCGGTTCGGGATGAGGCCGACGTGCTGATGGATGTGCGGGATCTCAGCCAGCTGCTTCCGCTCCTCGGATTGCGGGGCTGA
- the fabG gene encoding 3-oxoacyl-ACP reductase FabG, whose translation MTSSEFVPRTVLVTGGNRGIGFAIAAEFVSLGHRVAVTARSGEGPAGALTVRADVTDSASVDEAFSEIESALGAVEILVANAGITRDTLLLRMTEDDFTSVIDTNLSGAFRVVKRASKGMLKARYGRIVLVSSVVGLLGSAGQVNYSASKSGLIGLARSVTRELGARGITANVIAPGFIETDMTAELPEAQQDSYKKSIPAGRFASAAEVARVVAWISGEDAGYISGAVIPVDGGLGMGH comes from the coding sequence ATGACCAGCTCCGAATTCGTCCCCCGTACCGTGCTCGTGACCGGTGGGAACCGGGGCATCGGCTTCGCCATCGCCGCCGAGTTCGTATCCCTCGGACATCGTGTCGCGGTCACCGCCCGATCCGGTGAGGGCCCCGCCGGCGCACTCACGGTGCGCGCGGATGTCACGGACTCCGCCTCTGTCGATGAGGCGTTCAGCGAGATCGAATCGGCCCTCGGCGCGGTGGAGATCCTCGTCGCCAATGCCGGGATCACCAGAGACACCCTGCTGCTTCGCATGACGGAGGACGATTTCACGTCGGTGATCGATACGAACCTCTCCGGTGCCTTCCGCGTCGTCAAGCGGGCCTCGAAGGGCATGCTCAAGGCCCGCTACGGGCGCATCGTCCTCGTCTCGAGCGTCGTCGGGCTCCTCGGTTCTGCCGGGCAGGTCAACTACTCGGCATCCAAGAGCGGTCTGATCGGCTTGGCGCGGTCCGTCACCCGCGAGCTGGGCGCCCGGGGGATCACCGCCAACGTGATCGCCCCCGGTTTCATCGAGACCGACATGACGGCGGAGCTGCCGGAAGCGCAACAGGACTCATACAAGAAGTCGATCCCGGCTGGCCGGTTCGCCAGCGCAGCGGAGGTCGCGAGAGTGGTGGCCTGGATCTCGGGAGAGGATGCCGGCTACATCTCCGGCGCCGTCATCCCCGTCGACGGTGGCCTCGGCATGGGGCACTGA
- a CDS encoding DUF3099 domain-containing protein → MAKQQQQSITSLPRSPQDDRRSRMIQYTVAMSIRTVCILLCLVVPGWWRLLPAIGAIVLPYIAVVLANASISKPAAEVLRPGGLVRRAPDVPGPDPR, encoded by the coding sequence ATGGCAAAACAGCAGCAGCAGTCGATCACTTCACTCCCCCGGTCTCCTCAGGACGATCGGCGCAGCCGCATGATCCAGTACACGGTCGCGATGAGCATCCGCACCGTGTGCATCCTGCTCTGCCTCGTCGTGCCGGGCTGGTGGCGGCTCCTTCCGGCTATCGGCGCCATCGTCTTGCCCTACATCGCGGTGGTGCTCGCCAACGCGAGCATCTCGAAGCCTGCCGCCGAGGTACTGCGACCGGGCGGGCTGGTGCGACGCGCACCCGACGTTCCCGGGCCAGATCCCCGGTGA
- a CDS encoding SURF1 family protein has product MNRWRFAISRRWFGYLALAVVFAAVCVGLSQWQVARLNETRSANELVDRNYHSTPVPLEAVLPTRGSYSPKQQWKQVTITGSYLADSQVLVRNRPLNGQPGFEVLDPLLLADGTVFVVDRGYVPIGNMQDRPDSIPSPRSGTVTVIVRLQAGEPTLSGRSDTRGELATIHLPDVQKLVGKPTYTGAYGLMVSESPAAATRPTAMPRPELDEGLHISYAIQWIIFGVMAFFGLWYAIRQEYRMRNADDPEEQERAEVRERKKLTKPRSDSEVEDEILETTGSRYGR; this is encoded by the coding sequence ATGAACCGCTGGAGATTCGCGATCAGCCGGCGATGGTTCGGCTATCTCGCTCTCGCTGTGGTCTTCGCCGCGGTCTGCGTCGGGCTCTCACAATGGCAGGTCGCCCGGCTCAACGAGACGCGCAGCGCCAATGAACTGGTCGATCGCAACTACCACAGCACTCCGGTGCCCCTCGAAGCTGTCCTTCCCACTCGCGGCTCCTATTCGCCGAAGCAGCAGTGGAAGCAGGTGACGATCACCGGAAGCTATCTCGCGGACTCCCAGGTGCTCGTGCGCAATCGTCCGCTGAACGGCCAGCCCGGATTCGAGGTGCTCGATCCCCTGCTGCTCGCGGACGGCACCGTCTTCGTGGTGGACCGCGGCTACGTGCCGATCGGCAACATGCAGGACCGGCCCGACAGCATCCCCTCCCCGAGAAGCGGCACCGTCACCGTGATCGTGAGGCTGCAGGCGGGAGAGCCGACCCTGAGTGGCCGTTCGGACACGCGCGGCGAGCTGGCGACGATCCACCTGCCTGACGTGCAGAAGCTCGTGGGCAAGCCCACCTACACGGGTGCCTACGGGCTGATGGTGTCGGAGAGTCCCGCAGCGGCGACCCGGCCGACCGCGATGCCGCGCCCCGAGCTCGACGAGGGTCTGCACATCTCCTACGCCATCCAGTGGATCATCTTCGGTGTCATGGCGTTCTTCGGTCTCTGGTACGCGATCCGCCAGGAATACCGCATGAGGAACGCCGACGATCCGGAGGAGCAGGAGCGCGCAGAGGTGCGCGAGCGCAAGAAGCTCACCAAGCCGCGCAGCGACAGCGAGGTCGAGGACGAGATCCTCGAGACGACCGGGTCTCGATACGGTCGCTGA
- a CDS encoding ABC-F family ATP-binding cassette domain-containing protein has protein sequence MLSVHDLELRVGARMLMEDVTFRVERGDKIGLVGRNGAGKTTLTKVLAGEELATGGTIDSTGEIGYLPQDPRSGNPEDLARTRILDARGLGQLVIGMEKTALDMGDSDEKVAAKAMKQYGELQDRFMALGGYAAEAEAASIASNLSLPDRILDQPLSTLSGGQRRRIELARILFSGADTMLLDEPTNHLDADSVTWLREFLKNFQGGLIVISHDVELVEDTVNRVFYLDANRQVIDIYNMNWKNYQRQRAADEERRKKERVNVEKKAGVLQMQAAKFGAKASKAAAAHQMVRRAEKMLSGLDEVRAVDRVAKLRFPDPAPCGRTPLMASNLSKSYGSLEIFTAVDLAIDRGSKVVILGFNGAGKTTLLRILASVDQPDTGQLEPGHGLRIGYYAQEHETIDVKRTVLQNMVSSSPNITETEARRVLGSFLFSGDDATKLAGVLSGGEKTRLALAMIVVSGANVLLLDEPTNNLDPASRLEILDALANYSGAVVLVSHDEGAVEALNPERVLILPDGTEDLWNRDYADLVALA, from the coding sequence GTGCTCAGCGTGCACGACCTCGAACTGCGTGTTGGCGCACGCATGCTCATGGAGGACGTCACCTTCAGAGTCGAACGCGGAGACAAGATCGGCCTGGTCGGCCGAAACGGAGCGGGCAAGACGACGCTGACGAAGGTGCTCGCCGGCGAGGAACTCGCCACCGGAGGCACCATCGATTCGACCGGCGAGATCGGCTACCTTCCGCAGGATCCGCGATCCGGCAACCCGGAGGATCTCGCCCGCACGCGCATCCTCGACGCCCGCGGCCTCGGCCAGCTGGTGATCGGCATGGAGAAGACCGCGCTCGACATGGGCGATTCAGACGAGAAAGTCGCCGCGAAGGCGATGAAGCAGTACGGCGAGCTCCAGGACCGTTTCATGGCGCTCGGCGGATACGCGGCCGAAGCGGAGGCCGCCTCCATCGCGAGCAACCTCAGCCTGCCCGACCGCATCCTCGATCAGCCGCTGTCGACGCTCTCCGGTGGGCAGCGTCGCCGCATCGAACTCGCCCGCATTCTGTTCTCCGGGGCAGACACCATGCTTCTCGACGAGCCGACGAACCACCTCGACGCCGACTCGGTCACGTGGCTTCGCGAGTTCCTCAAGAACTTCCAGGGCGGACTGATCGTGATCAGCCACGATGTCGAGCTTGTGGAAGACACGGTCAACCGCGTGTTCTACCTCGACGCGAACCGCCAGGTCATCGACATCTACAACATGAACTGGAAGAACTACCAGCGCCAGCGTGCCGCCGACGAGGAACGTCGCAAGAAGGAACGCGTCAACGTGGAGAAGAAGGCCGGGGTTCTGCAGATGCAGGCGGCCAAGTTCGGAGCGAAGGCCTCGAAGGCCGCCGCCGCCCACCAGATGGTGCGCCGCGCGGAGAAGATGCTGTCGGGCCTCGACGAGGTTCGCGCCGTCGACCGGGTCGCCAAACTGCGTTTCCCCGATCCCGCGCCCTGTGGACGCACGCCGCTCATGGCATCCAATCTCTCCAAGAGCTACGGCTCACTCGAGATCTTCACCGCGGTCGACCTGGCCATCGACCGGGGCTCGAAGGTAGTGATCCTGGGCTTCAACGGTGCCGGGAAGACCACTCTTTTGCGTATCCTCGCGAGTGTGGACCAGCCCGACACCGGTCAGCTCGAGCCCGGTCACGGTCTGCGGATCGGGTATTACGCCCAGGAGCACGAGACCATCGACGTGAAGCGCACGGTGTTGCAGAACATGGTGTCCTCCTCGCCGAACATCACCGAGACCGAGGCCCGCCGCGTTCTCGGCTCCTTCCTCTTCTCGGGGGATGACGCCACCAAGCTCGCCGGCGTGCTGTCCGGTGGCGAGAAGACCCGTCTCGCCCTCGCGATGATCGTGGTCTCCGGAGCCAACGTGCTGCTTCTCGATGAGCCGACGAACAACCTCGACCCGGCAAGCCGGCTCGAGATCCTCGATGCCTTGGCGAACTACTCTGGCGCCGTGGTGCTCGTGAGCCATGATGAGGGAGCCGTCGAGGCCCTCAATCCAGAACGCGTGCTCATCCTGCCCGACGGTACCGAGGATCTCTGGAACCGCGACTACGCCGACCTGGTGGCACTGGCCTGA
- a CDS encoding biotin transporter BioY — MSTLTLAPGRPTLADRIFTHSLATDVVLVAAGAALTAVAAQLTVPLWPVPITGQTLAVLIVGSTLGAVRGSLSMALYAVLGIVGLPVFSDASHGFGVIAGPTGGYIVGFIFAAALTGWLAQRSWDHKILGAIASFSAGTVVTFAFGLPWLSASLGLNLEQTLAAGLYPFIVGGIIKALLAAGFIRLAWFGINRKDDRRSLPSQ; from the coding sequence ATGAGCACCCTCACGTTGGCGCCCGGACGGCCCACTCTCGCGGACCGCATCTTCACCCACAGCCTCGCAACGGATGTCGTTCTCGTCGCCGCCGGAGCTGCCCTCACCGCGGTCGCCGCCCAGCTGACAGTGCCGCTCTGGCCGGTTCCGATCACCGGGCAGACTCTTGCCGTGCTCATCGTCGGAAGCACCCTCGGTGCTGTGCGCGGATCACTGTCCATGGCCCTCTACGCCGTTCTCGGAATCGTCGGGCTGCCCGTGTTCAGCGACGCGAGCCACGGATTCGGTGTCATCGCAGGGCCGACCGGCGGCTACATCGTCGGGTTCATCTTCGCGGCGGCTCTCACCGGGTGGCTCGCCCAGCGCTCGTGGGACCACAAGATCCTCGGGGCGATCGCCTCGTTCTCCGCGGGCACCGTCGTCACCTTCGCCTTCGGGCTGCCCTGGCTGTCGGCATCCCTCGGGCTGAACCTCGAGCAGACGCTTGCGGCGGGTCTGTACCCGTTCATCGTCGGCGGGATCATCAAGGCGTTGCTTGCGGCCGGCTTCATCCGTCTCGCCTGGTTCGGCATCAACCGCAAGGACGACCGGCGCTCGCTGCCCTCCCAGTAG
- a CDS encoding metal-sulfur cluster assembly factor, producing MAVALAPALFDQVEEALKDVMDPELGVNIVDLGLIYDLTWDDENDALIISMTLTSAGCPLTDVIEEQTAQSLDGVVEQFRINWIWMPPWGPEKITDDGRDMMRALGFSM from the coding sequence ATGGCTGTCGCACTCGCTCCCGCTCTCTTCGACCAGGTGGAAGAGGCGCTCAAGGATGTCATGGACCCCGAACTCGGGGTCAACATCGTCGATCTCGGACTCATCTACGATCTCACCTGGGACGACGAGAACGACGCACTGATCATCAGCATGACCCTCACCTCGGCCGGCTGTCCTCTCACCGACGTGATCGAGGAGCAGACCGCCCAGTCCCTGGACGGTGTGGTCGAGCAGTTCCGCATCAACTGGATCTGGATGCCGCCGTGGGGTCCGGAGAAGATCACGGACGATGGCCGCGACATGATGAGGGCGCTCGGCTTCTCGATGTAG
- the sufC gene encoding Fe-S cluster assembly ATPase SufC, with the protein MSVLEVTDLHVSVETEQGTKQILKGVDLIVNEGEIHAIMGPNGSGKSTLAYTIAGHPKYHVESGSVTLDGQDLLAMPVDARARAGLFLAMQYPVEIPGVAVTNFLRTAKTAIDGVQPSIRTWTKEVTQAMKDLRMDASFKDRNVNEGFSGGEKKRHEILQLELLKPKFAILDETDSGLDVDALKIVSEGVNRAKENTGLGLLLITHYTRILRYITPDFVHVFVDGRVAEEGGAELADRLENEGYDRFLAPASLG; encoded by the coding sequence ATGTCAGTACTCGAAGTCACAGACCTCCACGTGAGCGTCGAAACCGAACAGGGCACCAAGCAGATCCTGAAGGGCGTCGACCTCATCGTCAATGAGGGCGAGATCCACGCCATCATGGGCCCCAACGGCTCGGGCAAGTCGACGCTCGCTTACACGATCGCCGGTCACCCGAAGTATCACGTCGAGAGCGGGTCCGTCACTCTCGACGGCCAAGATCTCCTCGCCATGCCCGTGGATGCCCGCGCCCGCGCCGGTCTCTTCCTCGCGATGCAGTACCCGGTGGAGATCCCCGGCGTCGCAGTGACGAATTTCCTGCGCACGGCCAAGACCGCGATCGACGGCGTGCAGCCCTCGATCCGCACCTGGACCAAAGAGGTCACCCAGGCCATGAAGGACCTGCGGATGGATGCCTCGTTCAAGGACCGCAACGTCAACGAGGGTTTCTCCGGCGGCGAGAAGAAGCGCCACGAGATCCTTCAGCTCGAGTTGCTCAAGCCGAAGTTCGCCATCCTGGATGAGACCGACTCCGGCCTCGACGTCGACGCGCTCAAGATCGTGTCGGAGGGCGTGAACCGGGCAAAGGAGAACACCGGTCTCGGCCTCCTTCTGATCACCCACTACACGCGCATCCTGCGCTACATCACACCGGACTTCGTGCACGTCTTCGTCGACGGTCGGGTCGCGGAAGAGGGCGGCGCCGAGCTGGCCGATCGCCTCGAAAATGAGGGCTACGATCGCTTCCTCGCCCCCGCGAGCCTAGGCTAG
- a CDS encoding non-heme iron oxygenase ferredoxin subunit has translation MKICAESDIELGSAVRVVIDGTPIAVVRDSAGAVHAIGDTCTHGDISLAEGFVEDDTLECWAHGSKFSLITGKPITLPAYEAVPVFAVSIVDGDVFIDPTPVVAS, from the coding sequence ATCAAGATCTGTGCCGAAAGCGACATCGAACTCGGCTCCGCGGTGCGTGTCGTCATCGACGGCACCCCCATCGCCGTCGTTCGCGACTCCGCCGGCGCGGTGCACGCCATCGGTGACACCTGTACCCACGGCGACATCTCCCTCGCCGAGGGTTTCGTCGAGGACGACACCCTCGAGTGCTGGGCGCACGGTTCCAAGTTCTCGCTGATCACCGGCAAGCCGATCACTCTCCCGGCCTACGAAGCGGTACCCGTCTTCGCGGTCTCCATCGTGGACGGCGACGTCTTCATCGATCCGACCCCCGTGGTCGCCTCCTAA